One part of the Archangium lipolyticum genome encodes these proteins:
- a CDS encoding FG-GAP-like repeat-containing protein, with protein sequence MSRHLYSFVVALMVMGVACEPGKGSQPNPPNPPARPVPPSAPGSVEAIAEVGGATLTWSIPAQDGGSAITGYQVDSEPREATLAVQLEGTTARVTGLHAGITYRFSVVALNVAGAGPATTSAAVTLPDVPGAPALLSVKRGDTKVEVAWKEPESDGGRPVTGYLVTAHPQDVRVKVDAGARSAVVGGLTNGEASTFTVRALNAVGEGPDSPASARVVPATLPSAPTGVKATAGIRELTVTWSEPASTGGLPVEEYVVMAEPGVIRLSQGADARSATVTGLSNGTEYTLSVVARNEVGESTEAGAARQRTLDVPLAPGAVKATVDVRSATVSWEAPAGDGGSAITGYTVEVQPTGTRVQVGAEKRDVTLPELPSTRAYTFTVSATNAVGTGAVSAASSAVRPLPTPVQVTALEVPSSDEGCLSVSYALRQRDGERADVMVEVDTKGDGTFQRVTQAGSTDHEGLLARSTSPEGVSHRFLWNRAVDVPGATSARVRVSARVHGTALASKSLEVALPAVGHRCEQRTDTSLVSTMQAQPFSGTVGDFDRDGKLDLAVVPESGTALVMMMGLGNGAFQPARQLELGDIPGTKTQPVAADLDGDGAPELLWSHKYEGLVVAKGLGNGAFDTTRIYRTSSGTWFEGIYQGLAVADFDRNGSPDVAAVSSDGHLGLLLNQGDGTLGTFKSLGSVWHSGARLATADLNEDGRQDLLAAGDGSTLAVLSNEDGSFRFQQVGEIFTTHDLALGDFDKDGHVDLVTAASQGNAARVYLFRGDGLGGFSAAELVATLENDTYLWDPASLAAADLDGDGHLDLAVKVERDNTLALLRGLGDGTFAPDLRLPAGRLPRFVTTGDFDGDGVSDVATLQRASNDVRVWRGGPGRTTRALLTGPDGTHATGDLNGDGWMDVVSSRPTNPTEVRVSLGGPGGLSTLAPVTVGNAVLRLLVTHVDADATPDVVVLYDVEGETTGLLLGNGDGTLRPAADIPLGGIAVYADSGDVNGDGKLDLAFRAMRKDSGSYVDEVRLLLGRGDGTFEPPVVLEAGSNPARVMMGDLDSNGAMDLVVPREGRGAGAKVLMSRGDGTFTDGPDLTPGYDLHGSDLRLADMDRDGILDAVYSVYGSSMYNDIYLMKGTGTGDFARVSTYPAEGNCFSLALVDFDADGWRDVLCANLGMDSVSLRRGMGQGMFTPAQVFGVYDYAALELSVLDANGDGLLDILFGGSNLGKNALLLQR encoded by the coding sequence GTGTCACGGCACTTGTACTCGTTCGTTGTCGCATTGATGGTGATGGGGGTCGCCTGCGAACCCGGGAAGGGGTCTCAGCCGAATCCGCCCAACCCGCCCGCCCGCCCGGTTCCCCCTTCGGCCCCGGGCTCGGTGGAAGCCATCGCCGAGGTGGGCGGCGCCACGCTCACGTGGAGCATCCCGGCCCAGGACGGAGGGAGCGCCATCACCGGCTATCAGGTGGACAGCGAGCCCCGGGAGGCCACGCTGGCCGTCCAGCTCGAGGGAACCACGGCCCGAGTCACGGGCCTGCACGCGGGTATCACCTACCGATTCTCCGTGGTGGCGCTGAATGTCGCGGGAGCGGGGCCGGCCACCACGTCGGCGGCCGTGACCCTTCCCGACGTTCCCGGAGCCCCCGCCCTGCTGTCCGTGAAGCGCGGAGATACAAAGGTAGAGGTGGCGTGGAAGGAGCCCGAATCGGACGGCGGGCGTCCCGTCACCGGCTACCTCGTCACCGCGCATCCCCAGGACGTGCGGGTGAAGGTGGATGCCGGGGCACGCTCGGCCGTGGTGGGTGGGCTGACCAATGGAGAAGCCTCCACCTTCACGGTGCGCGCGCTCAATGCCGTGGGCGAGGGTCCCGACTCCCCCGCCTCGGCGCGCGTGGTGCCCGCGACCCTGCCCTCGGCGCCCACGGGTGTGAAGGCCACCGCGGGCATCCGCGAGCTCACCGTCACCTGGAGCGAGCCCGCGAGCACCGGCGGGCTGCCCGTGGAGGAGTACGTGGTGATGGCCGAGCCGGGTGTCATCCGCCTGAGCCAGGGCGCCGACGCCCGGAGCGCCACCGTCACCGGGCTGAGCAATGGCACGGAGTACACCCTCAGCGTGGTGGCGCGGAACGAAGTGGGCGAGAGCACCGAAGCGGGCGCGGCCAGACAGCGCACGCTGGATGTGCCCCTCGCGCCCGGCGCGGTGAAGGCCACCGTGGACGTGCGCTCGGCCACGGTCTCCTGGGAGGCCCCGGCGGGAGATGGTGGCTCCGCCATCACCGGCTACACCGTGGAGGTCCAGCCCACGGGCACCCGCGTGCAGGTGGGCGCGGAGAAGCGCGACGTGACACTGCCGGAGCTGCCCAGCACCCGCGCGTACACCTTCACCGTGTCCGCCACGAACGCCGTGGGCACGGGAGCCGTGTCGGCCGCCTCGTCCGCGGTGCGGCCGTTGCCGACGCCCGTGCAGGTGACGGCCCTCGAGGTGCCCTCCTCCGATGAAGGCTGCCTCTCCGTCTCCTACGCCCTCCGTCAGCGGGACGGGGAGCGCGCCGACGTCATGGTGGAGGTGGACACGAAGGGAGACGGCACCTTCCAGCGCGTCACCCAGGCTGGCTCCACCGACCATGAGGGCCTGCTCGCGCGCTCCACCTCACCCGAGGGCGTCTCCCACCGCTTCCTGTGGAACCGCGCCGTCGACGTGCCCGGTGCCACCTCGGCCCGCGTGCGCGTGAGTGCCCGGGTGCACGGCACCGCGCTGGCCTCGAAGAGCCTGGAGGTGGCCCTGCCCGCCGTGGGCCACCGCTGCGAGCAGCGGACGGACACCAGCCTCGTCAGCACGATGCAGGCCCAGCCCTTCTCGGGCACGGTGGGAGACTTCGACCGGGATGGCAAGCTGGACCTCGCCGTCGTCCCGGAGAGCGGCACCGCCCTGGTGATGATGATGGGGCTGGGCAACGGGGCCTTCCAGCCAGCCCGCCAGCTCGAGCTCGGAGACATCCCGGGCACGAAAACCCAGCCCGTCGCGGCGGACCTGGACGGAGACGGCGCCCCGGAGCTGCTCTGGTCGCACAAGTACGAGGGCCTGGTCGTGGCGAAGGGTCTCGGGAATGGCGCGTTCGACACCACCCGCATCTACCGAACGAGCTCCGGCACGTGGTTCGAAGGCATCTACCAGGGCCTCGCCGTCGCCGACTTCGACCGCAACGGCAGTCCCGACGTGGCCGCGGTGTCGAGTGACGGCCATCTGGGTCTCCTCCTGAACCAGGGGGACGGAACGCTCGGCACCTTCAAGTCCCTGGGGAGCGTCTGGCACTCGGGCGCCCGGCTCGCCACGGCCGACCTCAACGAGGATGGCCGCCAGGACCTGTTGGCCGCTGGCGATGGCTCGACCCTCGCCGTGCTGTCCAACGAGGACGGCTCCTTCCGCTTCCAGCAGGTGGGGGAGATATTCACGACGCACGACCTGGCGCTGGGGGACTTCGACAAGGACGGCCACGTGGACCTGGTCACCGCCGCGTCGCAGGGCAACGCCGCCCGGGTCTACCTGTTCCGGGGAGACGGCCTGGGCGGCTTCTCCGCGGCGGAGCTCGTGGCCACGCTCGAGAACGACACCTACTTGTGGGACCCTGCCTCCCTGGCGGCGGCGGACCTGGACGGTGATGGCCATCTGGACCTCGCGGTGAAGGTCGAGCGGGACAACACACTCGCCCTGCTGCGGGGACTGGGGGATGGAACCTTCGCGCCCGACCTGCGGCTGCCCGCAGGACGCCTGCCCAGATTCGTCACCACCGGAGACTTCGATGGAGACGGCGTGTCCGACGTGGCGACGCTCCAGAGGGCCAGCAACGACGTGCGCGTGTGGCGCGGTGGCCCGGGCCGCACAACCCGGGCCCTGCTCACCGGGCCCGACGGGACCCACGCCACGGGAGACCTCAATGGCGATGGGTGGATGGATGTCGTCTCCTCCAGGCCGACGAACCCGACCGAGGTGCGCGTGAGCCTCGGCGGTCCCGGTGGCCTGTCCACCCTCGCGCCCGTGACGGTGGGGAACGCCGTGCTCAGGTTGCTGGTCACTCACGTGGACGCGGATGCGACACCGGACGTGGTGGTGCTGTACGACGTCGAGGGAGAGACCACGGGGCTCCTGCTCGGCAACGGTGACGGCACCCTGCGTCCCGCCGCCGACATCCCACTGGGGGGCATCGCGGTGTACGCGGACTCCGGCGACGTGAACGGAGACGGGAAGCTGGATCTCGCCTTCCGCGCCATGCGCAAGGACAGCGGCAGCTACGTGGACGAGGTGCGGCTGCTGCTCGGCCGGGGAGATGGCACCTTCGAGCCGCCCGTCGTCCTGGAGGCTGGAAGCAATCCGGCCCGGGTGATGATGGGAGACCTGGACAGCAACGGGGCGATGGATCTGGTGGTGCCGCGGGAGGGGCGAGGTGCTGGCGCGAAGGTGTTGATGAGCCGGGGGGACGGCACCTTCACGGACGGGCCCGATCTGACGCCCGGGTACGACCTCCACGGGAGCGACCTGCGGCTGGCGGACATGGACCGGGACGGCATCCTGGACGCCGTGTACAGCGTCTACGGCAGCAGCATGTACAACGACATCTACCTGATGAAGGGTACGGGTACCGGCGACTTCGCCCGCGTGAGCACGTACCCCGCGGAAGGAAACTGCTTCAGTCTGGCCCTGGTGGACTTCGACGCGGATGGCTGGCGGGACGTGCTGTGCGCCAACCTGGGCATGGACTCGGTGTCTCTGCGCCGGGGCATGGGCCAGGGAATGTTCACCCCGGCGCAGGTCTTCGGAGTCTACGACTACGCAGCCTTGGAGCTCTCGGTGCTGGACGCGAATGGGGATGGCTTGCTGGACATCCTCTTCGGGGGCAGCAACCTCGGGAAGAACGCGCTGCTCCTCCAGCGCTGA
- a CDS encoding ELWxxDGT repeat protein — protein MMMQPALTRLALLCLVLSACAPNGGADSREPSPARRMSHDALSVGDSRPIRPIRDIHPAEDKTSGSSISSFIRVGSSIYFYAVDAQLGSGLWRTDGTEEGTVRLVGINTTTHGPGTFTEVDGLLYFAGESSSSDSEPWRSDGTPEGTFRLADIQPGSLGSYPKGFVGMAGAVYFFTDSGTRALWRYDPATGVTTSLRTVCASFCQMSNLVVKEGRLYFAIKDDAANSGLWSSDGTEAGTVRVSDAQPAYFRPDEPGLVLLDDTLYFLAREQFSSTGYSLWRSDGTVAGTRSVLPLDSGNSGQRLTLIRVGGALAISVQEPSNRWSLWWSNGTAQGTVRLKEFSVNSSGAGLVSLTAVGDRLFFVAADVGSYPYSDELWHSDGTVPGTVRVKQLKATTSAWGSAFRELTAMNGVLYFVAEDPSMGLELWRSDGTERGTVLVRDIDPRTGAGRPSSSEPRSLSAVGDTLYFTADDGHSGHELWKSQGQEWNTVRVKDIFREWWNAGAGGSNPRILGTAGGLWFFHAYERMGDSYSVFTNSLWRTDGTEAGTFLVMPLESETSTRQRLEVATLGSEFFVALPTSQGGVWKTAGAATEPPVQLWTGSYPEELEVAGGQLFFSGAQSGQGDELWRTDGTPEGTRLVKDLVPGSGSSAPSSLTRMGEWLYFAAQDEVSGRELWRTDGTSEGTSLVADLVPGSDSSSPSNLTAVGGTLFFVATKDASLGLWRLDGAAQEPALVSVLAPSNPWPVPPNLFTAAGSQLFFVFTDATHGAELWVSDGTPGGTRRVRDIRPGTEGSQPKELVVMGGLLFFTADDGVSGRELWRSDGTEEGTFRLVDASPGTGSGLKEDDTSLLQGTRLLALEPEGLLLFSASTPGVGNEPWLSDGTREGTRRLVNLFPGPHSSLPRDFVRMGNRVAFAADDGRTGREPWLLEVEALANREPPTLTCPEELVMEALQPAGAPVSFPVIQAHDDVTASPTVTFSRTSGGFFPLGTTEVTATASDEAGNQASCTFQVTVRDTTPPAVLCPGDVTVEGTEASGAHVDFRSPRATDGRMAAPRVTLSAEPGSLFGFGSHTVTATATDGAGNTASCSFVVTVSDTQAPSLACPDDLVVEATSPEGARVDFPAATASDGPRPAPSLTSQPASGSTLEPGIHRVTVTATDVAGLRSTCSFRVTVQDTTAPRLTCPEDTRVEATSAQGTPVSFPEPTAVDTVSEATLEVSHVSGALYPRGITRVSVSARDEAGNTAVCRFTVTVQDTTAPEVTCPEPVEVRATAAWGAQVSFPDALARDGITAAPTVMADRTSGDVFAVGEHSVTFTARDEAGNTATCSLPVRVLPGVKVTAPGGCSTVPVGSGLAWSMLSLLAWLAVRRRPVH, from the coding sequence ATGATGATGCAACCCGCGCTCACGCGCCTGGCGCTCCTGTGCCTCGTGCTGTCCGCCTGTGCTCCCAACGGTGGCGCGGACTCGCGAGAGCCCTCGCCGGCACGGCGGATGAGCCATGACGCGCTCTCGGTGGGGGACTCCCGCCCCATCCGCCCCATCCGGGACATCCACCCTGCGGAGGACAAGACCTCCGGCTCCAGCATCTCCAGCTTCATCCGCGTGGGCTCCTCCATCTATTTCTACGCGGTGGACGCTCAACTGGGCAGCGGCTTGTGGCGTACGGATGGCACCGAAGAGGGAACCGTCCGCCTGGTGGGCATCAATACGACCACGCACGGCCCGGGTACCTTCACCGAGGTGGATGGGTTGCTCTACTTCGCGGGTGAAAGCAGTTCGTCGGACAGTGAGCCGTGGCGGAGCGACGGGACTCCCGAGGGCACCTTCCGCCTGGCGGACATCCAGCCCGGCTCCCTGGGCTCCTACCCGAAGGGCTTCGTCGGGATGGCCGGAGCCGTCTACTTCTTCACCGACTCCGGGACGCGCGCCCTCTGGCGGTATGACCCCGCCACCGGTGTCACCACGTCCCTGCGCACCGTGTGCGCGTCGTTCTGTCAGATGAGCAACCTGGTGGTGAAGGAGGGCCGCCTGTACTTCGCCATCAAAGACGACGCGGCCAACTCCGGGCTGTGGTCCAGTGATGGGACGGAGGCGGGGACCGTGCGCGTTTCGGATGCGCAACCGGCGTACTTCCGCCCGGATGAGCCCGGTCTGGTGCTGCTCGATGACACCCTCTATTTCCTCGCCCGGGAGCAGTTCTCCTCCACCGGCTATTCGCTCTGGCGGAGCGATGGGACCGTGGCTGGAACGCGGTCCGTGCTGCCGCTCGATTCCGGCAACTCCGGCCAGCGACTGACCCTGATCCGTGTGGGCGGTGCGCTCGCCATCTCCGTCCAGGAGCCCTCCAACCGTTGGAGCCTGTGGTGGAGCAACGGCACCGCACAGGGCACGGTGCGCCTCAAGGAGTTCTCCGTGAACTCCTCGGGCGCCGGGCTGGTGTCGTTGACGGCCGTGGGGGACCGGCTCTTCTTCGTCGCGGCGGACGTCGGGTCCTACCCCTACTCGGACGAGTTGTGGCACAGCGATGGCACGGTGCCCGGCACGGTGCGCGTCAAGCAGCTGAAGGCAACCACCTCTGCCTGGGGGTCCGCGTTCCGGGAGCTGACGGCCATGAACGGGGTGCTCTACTTCGTCGCCGAGGATCCCTCCATGGGCCTGGAGCTGTGGCGCAGCGACGGCACGGAGCGGGGCACGGTGCTCGTCCGCGACATCGACCCGAGAACTGGAGCGGGGAGGCCCTCCTCGTCGGAGCCGCGCAGCCTGTCCGCCGTGGGTGACACCCTGTACTTCACGGCTGATGACGGACACTCCGGCCACGAGCTGTGGAAGTCCCAGGGGCAGGAGTGGAACACCGTCCGGGTCAAGGACATCTTCCGTGAATGGTGGAATGCCGGGGCCGGGGGGAGCAACCCGCGCATCCTCGGCACCGCGGGCGGGCTCTGGTTCTTCCATGCGTACGAGCGGATGGGGGACTCCTACTCCGTGTTCACCAACAGCCTCTGGCGCACGGACGGGACGGAGGCGGGCACCTTCCTGGTGATGCCCCTGGAGTCCGAGACGTCGACCCGGCAGCGGCTCGAGGTGGCCACCCTGGGCTCGGAGTTCTTCGTCGCCTTGCCCACCTCCCAGGGCGGTGTGTGGAAGACAGCGGGGGCGGCCACGGAGCCCCCGGTGCAACTGTGGACGGGCTCCTACCCCGAAGAGCTCGAGGTGGCCGGTGGGCAGCTCTTCTTCTCCGGTGCGCAGAGCGGCCAGGGCGATGAGCTGTGGCGCACCGACGGTACCCCCGAGGGCACCCGGTTGGTGAAGGACCTCGTGCCGGGGTCGGGTTCGTCTGCTCCCAGCTCGCTCACGCGCATGGGCGAGTGGCTGTACTTCGCCGCCCAGGACGAGGTGAGCGGGCGCGAGCTGTGGCGGACCGATGGGACTTCCGAGGGCACCTCCCTGGTGGCGGACCTCGTGCCAGGGAGCGACTCGTCCAGTCCGTCGAATCTCACGGCCGTGGGTGGCACGCTCTTCTTCGTGGCCACCAAGGACGCGAGCCTGGGGCTCTGGCGCCTGGATGGAGCCGCGCAGGAGCCCGCGCTCGTGTCGGTGCTCGCTCCCTCGAATCCGTGGCCGGTGCCTCCCAACCTCTTCACCGCGGCGGGAAGCCAGCTCTTCTTCGTGTTCACCGACGCCACGCACGGCGCCGAGCTCTGGGTGAGTGATGGCACCCCCGGGGGCACGCGCAGGGTGCGGGACATCCGGCCCGGCACCGAGGGCTCGCAGCCGAAGGAGCTCGTGGTCATGGGCGGGCTGCTCTTCTTCACCGCCGACGATGGAGTCAGTGGACGCGAGTTGTGGCGCAGTGACGGCACCGAGGAGGGGACCTTCCGCCTGGTGGACGCCAGTCCCGGCACCGGCTCGGGCCTCAAGGAGGACGACACCTCGCTCCTCCAGGGCACGCGCCTGCTCGCGCTCGAGCCCGAGGGGCTGCTGCTCTTCTCCGCGTCCACGCCGGGTGTCGGAAACGAGCCGTGGTTGTCGGATGGGACCCGCGAGGGCACGCGCCGGCTGGTGAACCTCTTCCCCGGGCCTCACAGCTCGCTGCCGCGTGACTTCGTCCGGATGGGCAACCGCGTCGCCTTCGCCGCGGACGACGGGCGCACCGGGCGGGAGCCCTGGCTCCTGGAGGTGGAGGCCCTCGCCAACCGCGAGCCTCCCACCCTCACGTGCCCCGAGGAGCTCGTGATGGAGGCCCTCCAGCCCGCGGGCGCGCCCGTCTCCTTCCCGGTCATCCAGGCACACGACGACGTCACGGCCTCGCCCACCGTCACCTTCAGCCGGACGTCCGGAGGGTTCTTCCCCCTCGGCACCACCGAGGTGACGGCGACCGCCTCGGACGAGGCCGGCAACCAGGCCTCCTGCACCTTCCAGGTCACCGTGCGCGACACCACGCCTCCGGCCGTGCTCTGCCCGGGAGATGTGACGGTGGAGGGCACCGAGGCCTCGGGCGCCCATGTGGACTTCCGGTCCCCGAGGGCCACCGACGGGCGCATGGCGGCGCCGCGCGTGACGCTCTCCGCCGAGCCGGGCAGTCTCTTCGGCTTCGGCTCGCACACCGTGACGGCGACGGCCACCGACGGAGCGGGCAACACGGCCTCGTGCTCCTTCGTCGTCACCGTCAGCGACACCCAGGCCCCTTCGCTGGCCTGCCCGGATGACCTCGTCGTCGAGGCCACCAGCCCCGAGGGCGCGCGCGTGGACTTCCCCGCCGCGACGGCCTCGGATGGCCCCCGGCCCGCTCCCTCCCTCACGTCCCAGCCCGCCTCGGGCAGCACGTTGGAGCCCGGCATCCACCGCGTTACCGTCACCGCCACGGACGTGGCCGGGCTGCGGAGCACCTGCTCCTTCCGGGTGACGGTCCAGGACACCACCGCGCCGCGGCTGACGTGCCCCGAGGACACGCGGGTGGAGGCCACCAGCGCCCAGGGCACCCCGGTGAGCTTTCCCGAGCCCACCGCCGTGGACACCGTCTCCGAGGCCACGCTCGAGGTGAGCCACGTCTCCGGCGCGCTCTATCCGCGAGGCATCACCCGGGTGAGCGTCTCCGCGAGGGACGAGGCGGGCAACACCGCCGTCTGCCGCTTCACCGTCACCGTGCAGGACACCACCGCGCCCGAGGTGACGTGCCCCGAGCCGGTGGAGGTCCGGGCCACCGCCGCCTGGGGCGCACAGGTGTCGTTCCCGGATGCGCTGGCCCGCGATGGCATCACCGCCGCGCCCACCGTCATGGCGGACCGGACCAGCGGCGACGTCTTCGCGGTGGGCGAGCACTCCGTCACCTTCACCGCTCGCGACGAGGCGGGGAACACCGCGACGTGCTCGCTCCCGGTTCGCGTGCTGCCCGGCGTGAAGGTGACGGCGCCGGGAGGCTGCTCCACGGTCCCGGTGGGGTCGGGCCTGGCCTGGAGCATGCTCTCCCTGCTGGCGTGGCTGGCCGTGCGCCGGCGGCCAGTCCACTGA
- a CDS encoding acyl-CoA dehydrogenase family protein, translating to MGNAEAKKVLDAVRGLVPVIASRAADIESGRRLPLELLGQLKQAGIFRLFVPRSHGGCEGDLHTGMEILETIARADGATAWTTMIGLESPHLFALLPRESFDAIYSGGPDVIMAGGFNAQGQAVMEEGGYRVNGRWGFASGCQHADWLFGNCVVLKDGQPLPGPSEGVPRTRGMLLRSDQVRILDTWNVLGLRGTGSHDISMEGVFCPEAYSFDIFSGTSNVPGPGFVAPLLHFVLHMAAVSLGIAQGAVEELVTLVGTGKRRLYARVPLAESPVFQLELGRADTSVRAARALLRDISQELWAACEGNPAAIPALSPRISAALAWVTETAAEVVGKCYQAGGASSLKDGSSLQRRFRDIHSFRQHAAAAEGWFGQAGASLLGQPTGFWT from the coding sequence ATGGGGAATGCCGAAGCGAAGAAGGTGTTGGACGCGGTGAGGGGGCTGGTTCCTGTCATCGCATCCAGGGCTGCGGACATCGAGTCGGGGCGGCGTCTGCCGTTGGAGCTGCTGGGTCAGCTCAAACAGGCAGGTATCTTCCGGCTGTTCGTGCCCCGGAGCCACGGAGGCTGCGAGGGGGACCTGCACACGGGTATGGAGATACTGGAGACGATCGCCCGGGCGGATGGCGCCACGGCCTGGACGACAATGATTGGTCTGGAGAGCCCGCATCTCTTCGCGCTGCTGCCGCGCGAGAGCTTCGATGCCATCTACTCGGGTGGACCGGACGTCATCATGGCCGGCGGCTTCAACGCGCAGGGGCAGGCGGTGATGGAGGAGGGCGGCTACCGCGTCAACGGGCGTTGGGGCTTCGCCTCGGGCTGCCAGCACGCGGACTGGCTGTTCGGCAACTGCGTCGTCCTGAAGGACGGCCAGCCACTCCCGGGTCCCTCCGAGGGCGTGCCCCGGACGCGGGGCATGCTCCTGCGGTCCGACCAGGTGCGCATTCTCGACACCTGGAACGTGCTCGGCCTGAGGGGCACGGGCAGCCATGACATCTCCATGGAAGGTGTCTTCTGTCCCGAGGCGTACTCCTTCGACATCTTCTCCGGCACGTCCAACGTGCCCGGTCCGGGCTTCGTCGCGCCGCTGCTGCACTTCGTGCTGCACATGGCGGCGGTGTCGCTGGGCATCGCGCAGGGCGCTGTGGAGGAGCTGGTGACACTCGTCGGGACGGGGAAGCGGCGGCTGTACGCCCGCGTCCCGCTGGCCGAGTCCCCCGTCTTCCAGCTCGAGCTCGGCCGTGCCGACACGAGCGTGCGGGCCGCCCGGGCGCTGTTGAGGGACATCTCCCAGGAGCTCTGGGCCGCGTGCGAGGGCAACCCCGCCGCCATCCCCGCCCTGTCCCCGCGCATCTCGGCCGCCCTGGCCTGGGTGACGGAGACGGCGGCCGAAGTGGTGGGGAAGTGCTACCAGGCGGGAGGGGCCAGCTCGCTCAAGGATGGCTCGTCCCTACAAAGGCGCTTCCGTGACATCCACTCCTTCAGGCAGCATGCGGCTGCCGCTGAGGGGTGGTTTGGTCAGGCCGGGGCCTCCCTCCTCGGGCAGCCGACGGGCTTCTGGACATGA
- a CDS encoding ATP-binding protein yields MADWRLELLGGARLLGLVEPLELQRRVAAVLAWLSLEGPTPKYRLAGMLWPDSGEDTARNNMRQLLRRLRVATGTDLVLGGDVVSLSDRVSTDAAELEGHVFAGRHTRALALTGSLLGSLEFDDCPDFEAWLRRAREQLEALRRRAASAESELREQRGDLPGALHFAERLLVLDPLSEESYRRLMRLHYLSGDRMAALALFERCRTMLREEYDASPHPDTFALARDVEHGAVRPCNAGNRPERSLPLTVLRPPVLVGRAREWEQLEEAWKARQLVLITAEPGVGKTRLALDFAASKGRFIVFSGRPGDTEVPYSLFVRHIRERFIEQPELPRNLEPWIRRELARVMPEMAPGEEIPPMRNEGERVRCLDAYSEMIRRCTEGLDCIITDDLQFADTASLEVGAYAHARFQGAGALPRMIDCCRSGGLSSEVLTITRRMDEGGLLAHVELEPLSPDAVGEMLGSLSLPGATSLAGEMTRYTGGNPLFITETLKHLLESGSLERGWPERLPPPGRVRQLIQQRLGRLSPLALQLAQVAALALTDFNLELAGEVLEVSPLSFSAPLAELEAAQIFRGVHFSHDLVLEAVRASLPAALGALLHRRLAQQLERRRAAPATIAQHWIAGGENRRAVPFLLAAAQTDEAHLRRAEAATNYARAASILEAVGEVEEAARLKGRMSWT; encoded by the coding sequence GTGGCCGACTGGAGACTGGAGTTGCTTGGGGGCGCTCGGCTCCTGGGTCTGGTGGAGCCTCTGGAGCTGCAGCGGCGGGTGGCCGCGGTGCTCGCCTGGCTGTCCCTGGAGGGACCGACCCCCAAGTACCGGCTGGCGGGCATGCTGTGGCCCGACTCCGGCGAGGACACGGCGCGCAACAACATGCGCCAGCTGCTGCGCCGGCTGCGGGTGGCCACCGGCACGGACCTGGTGCTCGGTGGGGACGTGGTCTCCCTGTCCGACAGGGTGAGCACCGACGCGGCGGAGCTGGAGGGCCACGTCTTCGCCGGACGCCACACGCGGGCGCTGGCGCTGACGGGCTCGCTGCTGGGCTCGCTGGAGTTCGACGACTGCCCGGACTTCGAGGCGTGGTTGCGCCGGGCCCGCGAGCAGCTGGAGGCCCTGCGGCGCCGCGCCGCCAGCGCCGAGTCGGAGCTCCGGGAGCAGCGGGGGGACCTGCCCGGAGCGCTGCACTTCGCCGAGCGGCTGCTGGTGTTGGATCCGCTCTCCGAGGAGTCCTACCGCCGGCTGATGCGGCTGCACTACCTGTCGGGAGACCGGATGGCGGCGCTGGCCCTCTTCGAGCGTTGCCGGACGATGCTGCGTGAGGAGTATGACGCGTCGCCGCACCCGGACACGTTCGCGCTGGCCCGGGATGTGGAGCACGGTGCGGTGCGGCCGTGTAACGCCGGGAACCGGCCGGAGCGGAGCCTGCCGCTCACCGTCCTCCGCCCGCCGGTGCTGGTGGGCCGCGCGCGCGAATGGGAGCAGCTGGAGGAGGCGTGGAAGGCGCGGCAGCTCGTGCTGATAACGGCGGAGCCGGGCGTGGGCAAGACGCGCCTCGCGCTGGACTTCGCGGCCTCCAAGGGTCGCTTCATCGTCTTCTCGGGCAGGCCCGGGGACACGGAGGTGCCCTACTCCCTGTTCGTGCGGCACATCCGGGAGCGCTTCATCGAGCAGCCCGAGTTGCCTCGGAACCTGGAGCCGTGGATCCGCCGGGAGCTGGCGCGCGTGATGCCCGAGATGGCGCCCGGCGAGGAGATTCCCCCCATGCGCAACGAGGGCGAGCGGGTGCGCTGCCTGGACGCCTACAGCGAGATGATCCGCCGCTGCACGGAGGGCCTGGACTGCATCATCACCGACGATCTGCAGTTCGCCGACACCGCCAGCCTGGAGGTGGGGGCCTATGCCCATGCGCGCTTCCAGGGGGCGGGCGCCCTGCCGCGGATGATCGATTGCTGCCGCAGCGGCGGGCTCTCCTCCGAGGTGCTCACCATCACCCGGCGGATGGACGAGGGAGGGCTGCTGGCGCATGTGGAACTGGAGCCGCTCTCACCGGATGCGGTGGGGGAGATGCTGGGGAGCCTCTCCCTGCCGGGGGCCACGTCCCTCGCGGGGGAGATGACGCGCTACACGGGAGGCAACCCGCTCTTCATCACCGAGACGCTCAAGCACCTGCTGGAGTCGGGGAGCCTGGAGCGGGGGTGGCCGGAGCGGCTGCCTCCTCCGGGGCGGGTGCGCCAGCTCATCCAGCAGCGTCTGGGGCGGCTGTCCCCGCTGGCGTTGCAGCTGGCCCAGGTGGCGGCGCTGGCCCTGACGGACTTCAATCTGGAGCTGGCCGGCGAGGTGCTGGAGGTGAGCCCCCTGTCCTTCTCGGCGCCACTGGCGGAGCTGGAGGCGGCGCAGATCTTCCGGGGCGTGCACTTCTCCCATGACCTGGTGCTGGAGGCCGTCCGGGCCTCGCTTCCCGCCGCGCTGGGAGCGCTGCTGCACCGGCGCCTGGCCCAGCAGCTGGAGCGCAGGCGGGCGGCCCCGGCGACCATCGCGCAGCACTGGATCGCAGGGGGGGAGAACCGGCGCGCCGTGCCCTTCCTCCTGGCGGCGGCCCAGACGGACGAGGCCCACCTGCGCCGGGCGGAGGCGGCCACGAACTACGCGCGCGCCGCCTCCATCCTGGAGGCCGTGGGCGAAGTGGAGGAAGCGGCCCGGTTGAAGGGGCGGATGTCCTGGACGTGA